A region from the Lolium perenne isolate Kyuss_39 chromosome 4, Kyuss_2.0, whole genome shotgun sequence genome encodes:
- the LOC127296377 gene encoding thaumatin-like protein 1, with protein MGIQRICVVVALLCICLREGGAVTFTFVNKCTGTVWPGILSNAGTAPIEPTGFALPPGAARPLPFPTGWSGRLWARTGCAQDAAGRFTCATGDCRTGTLECSGRDGATPATLAEFTLDGGGHNDFYDVSLVDGYNLPILVEPAGSSGNTGMTCAAAGCSADLNLRCPAELRSAGGGACRSACDAFGRPEYCCSGAFANPSTCRPTAYSQAFKLACPRSYSYAFDDPTSTFTCAGGRDYTITFCPVATPSLKSAGGATVTPTPTPTVPGATAFAPPGMPRQGAGDNGQGVILGDTSWLANLATGDASAAATTSRRMAMIPAAPLALFLLQLIL; from the exons ATGGGGATTCAAAGAATCTGTGTGGTCGTCGCTCTGCTCTGCATATGCCTGAGAG AGGGCGGAGCTGTGACATTCACGTTCGTGAACAAATGCACGGGGACGGTGTGGCCGGGCATCCTGTCGAACGCCGGGACGGCGCCCATCGAGCCGACTGGCTTCGCGCTCCCACCCGGCGCGGCCCGCCCGCTGCCGTTCCCGACGGGGTGGTCGGGCCGTCTGTGGGCGCGCACGGGGTGCGCGCAGGACGCCGCGGGGAGGTTCACCTGCGCGACGGGCGACTGCCGCACGGGCACGCTGGAGTGCTCGGGCCGGGACGGCGCGACGCCCGCCACGCTGGCGGAGTTCACGCTGGACGGCGGCGGGCACAACGACTTCTACGACGTGAGCCTGGTGGACGGCTACAACCTGCCGATCCTGGTGGAGCCGGCGGGGAGCAGCGGCAACACGGGCATGACCTGCGCGGCGGCGGGGTGCTCGGCGGACCTGAACCTGCGGTGCCCCGCGGAGCTGCGGTCCGCGGGCGGCGGCGCGTGCCGGAGCGCGTGCGACGCGTTCGGGCGGCCGGAGTACTGCTGCAGCGGCGCGTTCGCGAACCCGAGCACCTGCCGCCCCACCGCCTACTCGCAGGCGTTCAAGCTGGCGTGCCCGCGCTCCTACAGCTACGCCTTCGACGAccccacctccaccttcacctgcgCCGGCGGCCGCGACTACACCATCACCTTCTGCCCCGTCGCCACCCCGAG CCTCAAGTCGGCGGGCGGAGCAACGGTCacgccgacgccgacgccgacgGTGCCGGGCGCCACCGCGTTCGCGCCTCCGGGGATGCCGAGGCAAGGCGCTGGGGACAACGGCCAGGGCGTGATACTGGGGGACACCTCCTGGCTCGCCAACCTCGCCACAGGCGacgcgtcggcggcggcgacgacgtccAGGAGGATGGCCATGATCCCGGCCGCCCCGCTCGCCCTGTTCTTGCTCCAGCTGATTCTATAG